A single Pedobacter sp. PACM 27299 DNA region contains:
- a CDS encoding DUF2290 domain-containing protein has protein sequence MSEMNFSNSVKEVQSFLKEIGLFKEQGVKVINRDDVSGEFKNASQKADYFNLYKVALRNFDYDILLKDDSIFQFSYKFNGSSPPDIRFAFFQNPRQYKSYDDFLEILTEKGLIEKEGNESISDLLEEEYQQFLTEQNINESSTSIRFDVDATAYKPLIHSTAHFHIGHKNNVRIPCKIILSPLKFSIFIIKHVYYTVWKTKIGEPTGILATSLSNSKSTCLKLHPLSWDQITEQKEMFFS, from the coding sequence ATGTCAGAAATGAATTTCAGCAATTCAGTTAAGGAGGTGCAATCATTTTTAAAAGAAATAGGCTTATTTAAAGAGCAGGGAGTGAAGGTAATAAATAGAGATGATGTCTCAGGAGAATTTAAAAATGCATCTCAAAAGGCTGATTATTTCAATTTGTATAAAGTCGCATTAAGGAATTTTGACTATGATATTTTATTGAAAGATGATTCAATATTTCAGTTTTCATATAAATTTAATGGTTCATCTCCACCAGATATCAGATTTGCTTTCTTTCAGAATCCGAGACAATATAAGTCGTATGATGATTTCTTGGAGATACTCACAGAGAAAGGTTTAATAGAGAAAGAAGGAAATGAAAGTATTAGTGATTTATTAGAAGAAGAATATCAACAGTTTCTTACTGAGCAAAATATAAATGAATCATCAACATCTATTAGATTTGATGTCGATGCGACAGCATACAAGCCTCTTATTCATTCCACGGCTCATTTCCATATTGGTCATAAAAATAATGTTAGAATTCCTTGTAAGATTATTTTATCTCCTTTAAAGTTTTCAATATTTATCATAAAACACGTATACTATACAGTATGGAAGACAAAAATCGGGGAACCAACGGGTATATTAGCAACCTCCCTAAGTAATTCAAAATCTACTTGTTTAAAACTGCATCCATTGTCATGGGATCAGATTACAGAACAAAAAGAAATGTTTTTTTCATAA
- a CDS encoding helix-turn-helix domain-containing protein, producing MNKEKVLFTALSEQELSDIMEKSVRSVIGDSEIIASGTDQLLNARQAAKLINYRRPTLYGMVRTNKIPYSKTAGKLLFSRNKLLQWIEKGNHKPA from the coding sequence ATGAACAAAGAGAAAGTGTTATTTACTGCTTTATCTGAACAAGAACTATCCGATATAATGGAAAAATCTGTTAGAAGTGTTATCGGTGATAGTGAAATTATAGCCTCCGGTACAGACCAGTTGCTAAATGCTAGACAAGCTGCCAAGCTTATCAATTACAGAAGACCTACACTCTATGGGATGGTCAGAACTAACAAGATCCCTTATTCCAAGACAGCAGGTAAATTGCTGTTTTCACGGAATAAATTACTCCAGTGGATAGAAAAGGGCAATCATAAACCAGCATAA
- a CDS encoding helix-turn-helix domain-containing protein: protein MDIITMEDLQQFKTDFMQDIKDLLAGNKEGQSNKEWLRSAEVRKMLKISGGTLQNLRISGTLPFRKIGGSMYYDKSAIVKILEG from the coding sequence ATGGACATCATTACAATGGAAGATCTGCAACAGTTTAAAACTGATTTTATGCAGGATATCAAAGACCTTCTGGCTGGGAACAAAGAAGGTCAGAGCAACAAGGAGTGGTTGAGAAGTGCAGAAGTCAGGAAGATGCTTAAAATATCAGGTGGTACTTTACAGAATCTTCGCATAAGCGGCACGCTTCCTTTCCGTAAAATCGGAGGCAGTATGTATTATGATAAATCGGCAATCGTAAAAATATTGGAGGGCTAA
- a CDS encoding BfmA/BtgA family mobilization protein, giving the protein MEDVNIKSIRYPIAVDVKLESLSLKFGRTKKLFFEQMVDYFYKSKKDPKDLSDEVLKKELSNGNSRIISFVRKQESDFLLPTFSNLGKLLILSNAHSKYLEGLSQYAVSDESQTRRIIAGMMLLEKAIVKTQTNLDEKAVLKTKFSKILERYISSRESLGWTDSSAKKEELQGLARESLKNI; this is encoded by the coding sequence ATGGAGGATGTCAATATAAAATCTATCCGCTATCCCATAGCTGTAGACGTAAAGCTGGAAAGCCTTAGTTTGAAATTCGGGCGCACCAAAAAGCTGTTTTTTGAGCAGATGGTGGACTATTTTTATAAAAGTAAGAAAGACCCTAAAGACCTCAGCGATGAGGTGCTTAAAAAGGAGCTGTCGAATGGGAACAGTCGTATTATTTCCTTTGTCCGCAAGCAGGAAAGTGATTTCCTTTTACCCACTTTTTCGAATTTGGGTAAACTGCTGATTCTTTCCAATGCACACAGCAAGTATTTAGAAGGCCTGAGCCAATACGCAGTAAGCGATGAATCACAGACCAGAAGAATTATAGCTGGTATGATGTTACTTGAAAAAGCAATTGTAAAAACGCAGACGAACCTGGACGAGAAGGCGGTATTAAAAACGAAGTTCAGTAAAATACTGGAAAGATATATCAGTAGTCGGGAATCATTAGGCTGGACGGATTCATCCGCTAAAAAAGAAGAATTGCAAGGTCTGGCACGGGAGTCACTTAAAAACATATAG
- a CDS encoding DUF5712 family protein produces MYINITASESGDNKGSSGALVNYLEKENHLQPEKGSALVQENWFNGSGQEIGRQEVRMKIDRNIAKLCRDDSKFFLININPSQKELAHLLARYGGQGAKVKLKEFGLKVMDEYARNFKRAGIDSHKDLLWFGKLENYRYYGFKDKEVKEGTKQAGDHKGGCQMHLQIIVSRKDISNRIKLSPQNTSRGKNREHSAKLGQFDRTAFKQSGESLFDDVFEFDRGLKDTLTYANTMKNGTAIQKMQMQTLGDLPPQGAETGRVILDLSKGVAGGLFQSFGDMLVAGTKAGAGLLSLLLSDVYVPNQADPVDDGMLRRKKRKSKSKGQDMGHSR; encoded by the coding sequence ATGTATATCAATATCACTGCATCAGAATCAGGGGATAATAAAGGAAGTAGCGGGGCGCTGGTCAACTATCTGGAAAAGGAAAACCACCTGCAACCTGAAAAAGGATCGGCTTTAGTACAGGAAAACTGGTTTAACGGCAGTGGTCAGGAAATCGGGAGGCAGGAAGTCAGAATGAAAATAGACCGGAACATTGCAAAACTTTGCCGTGACGACAGTAAATTTTTCCTCATCAATATCAATCCCAGCCAGAAGGAACTTGCGCACCTGCTTGCCAGATATGGCGGGCAGGGTGCAAAGGTCAAACTAAAAGAGTTTGGGCTTAAAGTGATGGATGAGTATGCCAGAAACTTCAAAAGAGCTGGGATTGACAGTCACAAAGATTTATTATGGTTCGGTAAGCTTGAAAATTACCGTTACTATGGCTTTAAAGATAAAGAGGTCAAAGAAGGGACAAAACAAGCAGGTGACCACAAAGGGGGCTGTCAGATGCACCTGCAAATTATTGTTAGCCGTAAAGACATCTCAAACCGGATCAAATTAAGCCCACAAAATACCTCCAGAGGAAAGAATAGGGAACATTCTGCAAAGCTGGGGCAGTTTGACCGCACCGCCTTTAAGCAGTCTGGGGAAAGCTTGTTTGATGATGTTTTTGAATTTGACAGGGGCTTGAAAGATACCCTGACTTATGCCAATACCATGAAAAATGGAACTGCTATCCAGAAGATGCAAATGCAGACTCTAGGGGATCTGCCTCCGCAGGGGGCTGAAACAGGCAGGGTGATTTTAGATTTAAGCAAGGGCGTTGCAGGTGGGCTATTCCAGAGTTTCGGGGATATGTTGGTCGCAGGAACAAAGGCGGGTGCAGGATTGCTCAGTTTACTACTGTCAGATGTTTATGTGCCAAACCAAGCAGATCCGGTAGACGATGGAATGCTACGAAGGAAAAAAAGAAAGAGTAAAAGTAAAGGGCAAGATATGGGGCACAGCAGGTAA
- a CDS encoding helix-turn-helix transcriptional regulator has translation MSKITYNRIKAVLAEKQKTNKDLADALKIAPETVSSWCTNSAQPSIKKLFDIAVFLGVEPGDLLSSVKNL, from the coding sequence ATGAGTAAAATAACTTATAACCGCATTAAGGCTGTACTAGCAGAAAAACAAAAGACAAATAAAGATTTGGCTGATGCTTTGAAAATTGCCCCTGAAACTGTTTCGAGCTGGTGTACAAACTCCGCACAGCCTTCGATTAAAAAATTGTTTGACATTGCTGTTTTTTTAGGGGTAGAGCCAGGTGATTTATTATCGTCGGTTAAAAATTTATAG
- a CDS encoding site-specific integrase: protein MKTNFSMLFYMKKQKNYASGDSPIYLRITVNGNRVEITTGQECKPERWNPKTGRLTGTKEDVKRSNAYLDNLQAMVYRAHKDLAQADLPITAESIRNKFQGKDTATHTLLEAVKNHNKKMKALVGKQYAIGTLKRFEILERHLQAFMLEKYKVTDIEVKEINHAFISDFEFYLRTENSCANNTAIRYLKNFGKIIRICLNLKWIDNDPMFGYKLKSKPVERPFLSEEELQRIAMKQFSTARLSQVKDVFLFCCYTGLAYADVQKLKLSNITKGVDGNHWIFTNRKKTNIRSAIPLLPTAMTILDRYSKNEYCVIKDRAMPVASNQKLNEYLKEIATLCEIDKPLSSHIARHTFATTVTLLNGVPIESVSKMLGHTNIRTTQIYAKVLDIKVGADMALLRDKYQ from the coding sequence ATGAAAACGAATTTCAGTATGCTCTTCTACATGAAAAAGCAAAAAAACTATGCTTCCGGTGATTCCCCTATCTATTTAAGGATTACCGTAAATGGAAATCGTGTGGAAATCACTACAGGACAAGAATGCAAACCGGAACGCTGGAATCCCAAAACCGGACGATTAACCGGAACTAAAGAAGATGTAAAAAGGTCCAATGCCTATCTGGACAACTTACAGGCAATGGTTTATCGGGCACACAAAGATCTGGCTCAAGCTGACTTACCTATTACAGCAGAAAGTATCAGAAACAAATTTCAGGGCAAAGACACCGCAACACATACCCTTTTAGAGGCTGTGAAGAATCACAACAAAAAAATGAAAGCTTTGGTAGGTAAACAATATGCGATTGGAACTTTAAAAAGATTTGAGATACTGGAACGCCACCTTCAAGCCTTTATGCTCGAAAAATACAAGGTCACTGATATAGAGGTCAAAGAAATAAACCATGCTTTTATCAGCGATTTTGAATTTTACCTGAGAACAGAAAACAGCTGCGCGAACAATACCGCTATACGATACCTTAAAAACTTCGGCAAGATTATCCGCATTTGTTTAAACCTGAAATGGATCGACAACGACCCGATGTTTGGTTATAAACTTAAATCTAAGCCTGTAGAGCGCCCATTTCTGTCGGAGGAAGAATTACAACGCATTGCCATGAAACAATTTAGTACAGCAAGGCTTTCACAAGTTAAAGACGTATTTCTATTTTGCTGTTATACCGGACTTGCTTACGCTGACGTTCAAAAACTAAAGCTATCCAACATCACCAAGGGAGTTGACGGAAACCACTGGATCTTCACCAACAGAAAGAAAACCAATATCCGTTCCGCTATCCCTCTGCTACCTACTGCGATGACAATTTTAGACAGATACAGTAAGAATGAATATTGTGTTATTAAAGACAGAGCAATGCCCGTGGCCAGCAACCAAAAATTAAACGAGTATTTAAAAGAGATTGCTACACTATGTGAAATTGATAAACCACTTAGCTCACATATTGCCCGTCACACCTTTGCCACTACGGTCACACTCTTAAATGGTGTTCCCATTGAAAGCGTATCAAAAATGTTGGGACATACCAATATCAGAACAACCCAGATTTACGCAAAAGTGCTGGACATTAAAGTTGGTGCAGATATGGCATTATTGAGGGATAAATACCAGTAA